A region of Salinibacter sp. 10B DNA encodes the following proteins:
- a CDS encoding FAD-dependent oxidoreductase, giving the protein MSRIAIVGAGVAGLTTAYLLRNAPVEVVVFEKSRGFGGRAATRGRHGCRYDHGAPSFSVESKRIRRLITAHLPTEELVDIGGEEWTFDREGTIARPHPSERVPKWTYYQGISRLGKHLAHCSQAGIHRATRIERLDAREEGWALHAQDGTVYSLFEAVVLTPPAPQTAALLEASSLPGARAHRIRQALEGVDYTSQFTYAFGYDRRLPRPGSFHALSSRSDTHPIAWVGYEHDKPGHVPDGESLLVVQMSPQWTRPRLEDDPETFAPEVKEIVGDLLVTDLRYPHWYDVQRWRYARPQSGLDRDVLTAGAKLGLFFAGDYVRGEGTVEQSIESGFDVVRRLHETLLG; this is encoded by the coding sequence ATGTCTCGGATTGCAATTGTTGGGGCTGGAGTTGCTGGATTGACGACGGCGTACCTCTTGCGAAACGCTCCGGTAGAAGTTGTGGTCTTTGAAAAAAGCCGCGGATTTGGCGGGCGAGCAGCGACGCGGGGACGGCACGGGTGTCGATATGATCACGGAGCGCCGTCCTTTTCAGTGGAGAGCAAGCGGATCCGTCGCCTCATAACGGCACACCTTCCGACAGAGGAGCTTGTGGACATTGGGGGAGAGGAGTGGACCTTCGATCGCGAAGGGACAATTGCTCGCCCCCATCCTTCAGAGCGAGTGCCAAAGTGGACGTATTACCAGGGCATCAGTCGTCTCGGAAAGCACCTGGCCCATTGCAGTCAGGCGGGCATTCACCGCGCCACGCGGATCGAACGGCTTGATGCGCGAGAAGAAGGTTGGGCCCTGCATGCCCAGGATGGAACTGTGTATTCTTTGTTCGAGGCCGTGGTTCTTACGCCGCCTGCTCCCCAAACGGCCGCTCTTCTCGAAGCGTCGAGCCTCCCTGGGGCGCGAGCGCATCGTATTCGGCAGGCGCTAGAGGGGGTGGACTATACCTCGCAGTTCACGTACGCGTTTGGGTACGACCGTCGTTTGCCGCGACCCGGTTCCTTTCACGCACTCTCTTCGCGATCGGACACGCATCCGATTGCGTGGGTTGGGTACGAGCATGACAAGCCCGGGCACGTGCCGGACGGAGAGAGTCTACTTGTCGTGCAGATGTCGCCCCAGTGGACCCGCCCGCGTCTTGAGGATGATCCAGAAACGTTTGCTCCGGAGGTTAAGGAGATCGTGGGAGATCTACTCGTCACCGACCTTCGTTATCCCCACTGGTATGACGTCCAGCGATGGCGGTACGCACGACCGCAGTCGGGACTGGACCGTGACGTATTGACGGCAGGCGCAAAGCTGGGACTCTTCTTTGCGGGAGACTATGTGCGAGGAGAGGGCACCGTCGAGCAGTCCATCGAATCCGGATTTGACGTGGTGCGTCGGCTGCACGAGACGCTTCTCGGATAA
- a CDS encoding ferredoxin--NADP reductase has product MALDPDRYSVLTFVERIDFSEDLAVFRLRAPEPVEFTPGQYATIGLVEDDADRPLLRPYSVASAPGSTDLEFFIERVDEGDLTPRLWDLKPGAEVWMRKKVVGRFVLDTDCRYHVMAATVTGVGPYVSIARHQQRLLDAGELDTPHRFLILHGASRSWELGTYYDELSELARTTEWFDYVPTVSRPWEDPEWDGERGRVEDVLRKHVDAASFPLDETAAYTCGHPKMIDKAQGILERSGLPEDAIHEEKYFVER; this is encoded by the coding sequence ATGGCGCTGGATCCGGATCGCTACAGCGTGCTCACGTTTGTAGAACGAATCGACTTTTCGGAGGATCTCGCCGTCTTTCGCCTCCGTGCGCCCGAGCCGGTGGAGTTCACTCCGGGCCAGTACGCCACCATTGGACTCGTGGAAGACGACGCCGATCGGCCGCTTCTCCGCCCCTACTCGGTGGCGTCGGCACCGGGATCGACCGACCTGGAATTTTTCATCGAACGGGTGGACGAGGGCGATCTTACCCCCCGTCTCTGGGACCTGAAGCCCGGAGCAGAGGTGTGGATGCGCAAGAAGGTCGTGGGGCGCTTTGTGCTGGACACCGACTGCCGGTATCACGTGATGGCCGCCACCGTGACGGGCGTCGGGCCGTACGTCAGCATTGCCCGCCACCAGCAACGACTCCTCGACGCGGGTGAACTGGACACCCCGCACCGATTCTTGATCCTGCACGGAGCCAGCCGCTCCTGGGAATTGGGGACCTACTACGACGAGCTCTCAGAGCTGGCCCGTACAACCGAGTGGTTTGACTACGTTCCAACGGTGAGCCGCCCATGGGAAGACCCAGAGTGGGACGGTGAGCGGGGGCGGGTCGAAGACGTCCTGCGCAAGCATGTAGATGCTGCCTCCTTCCCGCTCGACGAAACGGCCGCCTACACCTGTGGCCACCCGAAGATGATTGATAAAGCGCAGGGGATTCTCGAGCGCTCCGGTTTGCCCGAGGACGCCATTCACGAGGAGAAATACTTCGTTGAGCGGTAA
- a CDS encoding MoxR family ATPase → MPPSNSQDPETLDELSDAYDRLRDEIGKVIIGQEDIIEMVVVCLMAQGHALLIGVPGLAKTLLVRTLAGALDLDFSRIQFTPDLMPSDITGTEIIQETAEGARHFEFAAGPIFANVILADEINRTPPKTQAALLEAMQENHVTAGGETHVLDDPFFVLATQNPIEQEGTYPLPEAQLDRFMLNVWLDYPSFDQEVEVVRSTTAGPQATPEPVMSADELRQYQTFVRQIPVADNVIQYAVQLVSRTRPESENAPEFITTYLSYGAGPRASQYLVLGAKTLAALDGRMTPVEADVRRMAIPVLRHRIVPNFNAEAENISAVDLIDRLLDADR, encoded by the coding sequence ATGCCGCCTTCCAATTCGCAGGACCCTGAAACGCTCGATGAGTTGAGCGACGCGTACGACCGACTGCGCGATGAAATCGGTAAGGTGATTATCGGTCAAGAGGACATCATCGAGATGGTGGTCGTGTGCCTCATGGCGCAGGGGCACGCCCTCCTCATCGGGGTGCCCGGCTTGGCCAAAACGCTCCTCGTCCGCACGCTCGCCGGGGCATTGGACCTAGACTTTAGCCGAATCCAGTTCACCCCCGACCTGATGCCGAGCGATATTACGGGAACGGAAATCATCCAGGAAACGGCTGAGGGCGCTCGCCACTTTGAGTTCGCCGCCGGTCCGATTTTTGCCAACGTCATCCTCGCCGACGAAATCAACCGGACGCCTCCAAAGACTCAGGCGGCTCTCCTGGAGGCAATGCAGGAAAACCACGTTACGGCCGGGGGCGAGACGCACGTGCTCGACGACCCGTTTTTCGTTCTCGCAACCCAAAACCCGATCGAGCAGGAAGGCACCTACCCCCTTCCGGAAGCCCAGCTCGATCGGTTCATGCTCAACGTCTGGCTTGACTACCCCTCATTCGACCAGGAGGTCGAGGTGGTGCGCAGCACGACGGCCGGCCCGCAGGCCACCCCCGAGCCGGTGATGTCGGCCGATGAGCTTCGACAGTATCAGACGTTCGTTCGGCAGATTCCGGTAGCGGATAACGTGATTCAGTATGCGGTGCAGCTCGTCTCGCGCACCCGGCCGGAGTCTGAAAACGCCCCCGAATTTATCACTACGTATCTCAGCTACGGAGCCGGCCCTCGGGCCTCGCAGTACCTCGTCCTGGGCGCCAAAACCCTGGCGGCACTCGACGGTCGGATGACGCCGGTCGAAGCCGATGTCCGGCGTATGGCCATTCCGGTTCTTCGCCACCGCATCGTGCCCAACTTCAACGCGGAGGCAGAAAACATTTCCGCCGTTGACCTCATCGATCGCCTGCTCGACGCGGATCGCTGA
- a CDS encoding peptidylprolyl isomerase, with product MRRWSRTLAFSVLLLLGGAAFLGSLTPDSARAQKQPVNRIAAVVGNDIILTSEVDQLVRQQVRRQQRSYSDSLWMQALQNLIDQKLLAEKARRDTTLTLSDEQVSRGLNRRIQQMASQAGGEDRLEEIYGKSILEIKETFRSDFRSQMLAQRLRQRRMQKIDITPSEVRQWFEDIPTDSLPDLPKTVRLSHIVQYPEPTESAKAEARQLINTVRDSIVNGGASFEAMARQFSDHSGSASSGGSLGTVNLDQLVPEFAAVASRTPTGEISQAFYNANQEGYHILRVNSQSGSTVNLNHILIKVASDESDAKRVKSVLSSVRDSILNHGQPFELMARRHSEESRTAENGGRVTDPQSGTRDLVLDALNPSWRRTIRELDEGDISRPTNVTLLNGDEAYHIVRLDRRTPAHQANLEMDYERIRRLALQDKRNRKMKEWTNSLRDEVYVDVRITKDDVAALRSMR from the coding sequence ATGCGTAGATGGTCGCGCACACTTGCTTTTTCCGTACTGCTTCTGCTGGGAGGCGCCGCCTTCCTTGGCAGTCTCACCCCAGACTCCGCTCGCGCTCAGAAACAACCCGTTAACCGGATTGCGGCAGTCGTCGGCAACGACATCATTCTCACTTCTGAGGTCGACCAACTGGTTCGCCAGCAGGTGCGCCGCCAGCAGAGGAGTTATTCGGATAGCCTCTGGATGCAGGCCCTTCAGAACCTGATTGACCAGAAGCTACTTGCCGAGAAGGCCCGCCGCGACACGACCCTCACCCTCTCCGATGAGCAGGTCTCCCGCGGTCTCAACCGTCGAATCCAGCAGATGGCAAGCCAGGCAGGCGGAGAAGACCGGCTTGAAGAGATCTACGGCAAGAGCATTCTCGAAATCAAAGAAACGTTCCGGTCAGACTTTCGGAGCCAGATGCTGGCCCAACGGCTCCGGCAACGCCGAATGCAGAAGATCGACATCACCCCGAGCGAGGTCCGGCAGTGGTTTGAAGACATTCCGACTGACTCCCTCCCGGACCTTCCGAAGACGGTCCGCCTGTCTCACATCGTTCAGTACCCCGAACCCACCGAGTCGGCAAAGGCGGAGGCGCGCCAATTAATCAACACCGTTCGCGACTCCATCGTCAACGGCGGCGCCTCGTTCGAGGCAATGGCCCGCCAGTTTTCGGACCACAGCGGATCGGCCTCGTCCGGGGGCTCTCTCGGGACAGTGAACTTGGATCAATTGGTGCCTGAATTTGCGGCAGTGGCTTCTCGAACGCCCACGGGCGAAATTTCGCAGGCGTTCTACAACGCAAACCAGGAGGGATATCACATCCTTCGGGTGAATTCCCAATCCGGCAGCACAGTCAACCTCAACCACATTCTGATCAAGGTTGCGTCGGACGAGAGTGACGCGAAACGGGTAAAATCTGTACTGAGTAGCGTGCGCGACTCCATTCTCAACCACGGACAGCCCTTCGAGCTGATGGCTCGCCGGCACTCTGAGGAATCCCGCACGGCCGAAAATGGAGGCCGCGTAACCGATCCGCAGTCGGGAACTCGGGACCTAGTGCTCGATGCTCTCAATCCGTCGTGGCGCCGCACCATTCGGGAGCTGGACGAAGGTGATATCAGCCGTCCTACGAACGTCACGCTGCTGAATGGAGATGAGGCCTACCACATTGTGCGTCTCGATCGTCGCACGCCTGCTCACCAGGCCAATCTCGAAATGGATTACGAGCGTATTCGTCGGCTCGCGCTTCAGGACAAGCGCAATCGCAAGATGAAGGAGTGGACCAACAGCCTTCGTGACGAGGTCTACGTAGACGTTCGCATTACGAAGGACGACGTTGCGGCGCTCCGCAGCATGCGGTAG
- a CDS encoding peptidyl-prolyl cis-trans isomerase encodes MPPSRSLRLFVVVFGLFSLTGLLGCESEDRPSSYVARVGDHYLTQEKLDRMLRGMGPVPDSTKAREQVIQQWVDETLLYREAQRRNLSQAPEVKRLLNERRRNTLVSALTNRIYEDIEEEPSEEEIRTYFERHQERLALREPYVRVRHLATTSEDSAQAVRRELVAAREATVDSIWSRLSQRYAKTPGRAQELSDRFLPEGRLFAQLPYVRDELAVLREGEVAPVIEDNNQYHVLQLVRRISEDADPKLQWMEGEIRRRLQIRHRKQMYAREVQRLRNRAKANNLIEAP; translated from the coding sequence ATGCCTCCCTCCCGTTCTCTCCGACTTTTCGTGGTCGTCTTCGGCCTCTTCAGCCTCACCGGCCTCCTTGGATGCGAGTCGGAAGACCGTCCGTCGTCGTATGTGGCGCGGGTGGGCGATCATTACCTCACGCAGGAAAAGCTCGACCGGATGCTGAGAGGCATGGGCCCGGTTCCTGACTCCACCAAGGCCCGAGAGCAGGTCATTCAGCAGTGGGTCGACGAAACGTTGCTCTACCGAGAAGCCCAGCGCCGCAATTTATCACAGGCCCCCGAGGTGAAGCGTCTTTTGAATGAGCGCCGACGCAACACCCTCGTGAGTGCTCTGACCAACCGAATCTACGAGGACATTGAAGAAGAGCCTTCCGAGGAGGAGATCCGCACCTATTTTGAGCGGCACCAAGAACGGCTGGCGCTTCGGGAACCGTACGTGCGCGTGCGCCACCTAGCCACGACGAGCGAGGACTCTGCCCAGGCCGTGCGTCGCGAGCTGGTTGCGGCCCGTGAGGCTACGGTGGACTCGATCTGGTCACGCCTCAGTCAGCGATACGCGAAAACGCCCGGCCGGGCCCAGGAGCTCTCCGATCGGTTTCTCCCCGAGGGTCGCCTGTTCGCTCAGCTGCCCTACGTCCGGGATGAGCTCGCCGTCCTTCGGGAAGGAGAGGTGGCTCCGGTCATCGAGGACAACAACCAGTACCATGTTCTCCAGTTGGTCCGTCGGATCTCGGAGGACGCCGACCCAAAGCTTCAATGGATGGAAGGAGAAATCCGCCGCCGCTTGCAAATTCGGCACCGGAAACAGATGTATGCGCGTGAGGTTCAACGCCTCCGCAATCGAGCAAAGGCAAACAATCTCATTGAAGCCCCTTAA
- a CDS encoding peptidylprolyl isomerase, with amino-acid sequence MALPVRLCVFFSALLIVLGCAGGPSTTSPEQSTSSSPPIVASLGDTTITLSEFESAYRSSNGGSTPADDSLSSYQDFLEQYVNYRLSLRAARSAGFDTLSSLQQEIRSYRDKMARPRLMRSEVYKPLTRSLYRRQKTKVDVSHILARVSPDAPPEDTLQAYQRMQSIADSLARGVPFGDLAYRNSDDPSAQQKGQRGFRGRLGYIGAGQIVKPFEDRMYNVPPDSTSDVFRTRFGYHILKVHDRRASKPPIRISHLMVRPGADSMEARQKLDSLRTEIVSRGASFDSLARQHSEDRRSAPKGGDLGTVTSRESLPPSFQRAVATLDSVGAVSPIVRSQYGYHLIKLTNREEPKSYQASYKELKQQIADRPRVDRRKNAFSDSIRTQVGVTVDTTRILGTARISSVDTLSRPLLSLTQDDASSDTSVPVATLGDSTYTLKQLARHVMQADGGARMSVGTVLEDFLNEKAFQYAQAQLQETDSSFAATMKEYREGLLVFQFMQDSVWTVAAQDTAALRQFYQERRDQYRFPDRVRTLVLRAPSDSLFAPYGLSASPSLSSLVRRATADSLVRLDTAMVTDTSLEVYQKALSMDDGSITGPIQHDGQALLLARDTLLPARTKTFEEALSSVIRDYQSHYKGHVHARLRRRYDVQTYPKRLRNAFSETAPSRMSSTN; translated from the coding sequence ATGGCACTCCCTGTGCGCCTGTGCGTGTTCTTCTCCGCCCTCCTCATCGTTCTCGGATGCGCCGGGGGCCCTTCCACCACCAGCCCTGAACAAAGCACGTCCAGCTCGCCCCCCATTGTGGCTTCGCTGGGCGACACCACCATCACCCTCTCCGAATTTGAATCGGCCTACCGATCGTCAAACGGCGGATCGACTCCTGCCGACGACTCGCTTTCATCCTACCAGGACTTTCTGGAGCAGTACGTCAACTACCGTCTCTCGCTGCGGGCAGCACGAAGCGCAGGATTCGACACCCTCTCGAGCTTACAGCAGGAAATTCGCTCATACCGCGACAAAATGGCGCGTCCCCGCCTTATGAGATCGGAGGTGTATAAGCCGCTCACCCGGAGTCTGTATCGACGCCAAAAGACGAAGGTGGATGTGAGCCACATCCTTGCTCGCGTGTCTCCGGACGCTCCGCCCGAGGACACGCTGCAAGCCTACCAACGGATGCAGTCTATCGCCGACTCGCTGGCACGCGGGGTGCCATTTGGCGACCTCGCCTACCGGAATTCCGATGACCCCAGTGCACAACAAAAAGGACAGCGGGGATTTCGCGGGCGTCTCGGCTATATCGGGGCCGGGCAAATCGTGAAGCCCTTCGAGGACCGGATGTACAACGTTCCCCCCGACAGTACAAGCGACGTTTTCCGCACGCGCTTCGGATATCACATCTTGAAGGTCCATGACCGCCGTGCCTCCAAACCGCCGATTCGGATCTCGCACCTCATGGTGCGTCCTGGCGCAGACTCGATGGAGGCCCGGCAAAAGTTGGATTCGCTGCGAACGGAAATCGTCAGCCGCGGCGCCTCGTTTGATTCTCTAGCCCGCCAACACTCAGAAGACCGCCGTTCGGCCCCTAAGGGAGGCGACTTGGGCACCGTCACCTCTCGTGAATCTCTTCCCCCGTCCTTTCAGCGCGCCGTGGCCACGCTCGACTCGGTGGGAGCTGTCTCCCCAATCGTACGGAGCCAGTACGGCTACCACCTTATCAAGCTTACGAATCGAGAGGAGCCGAAGAGTTACCAGGCGTCCTATAAAGAATTAAAGCAGCAGATTGCGGACCGTCCCCGCGTTGACCGTCGCAAAAACGCATTTTCCGATTCCATACGGACGCAGGTGGGTGTTACCGTCGATACGACTCGCATCTTGGGTACGGCTCGCATCTCCTCCGTCGACACCCTTTCCCGCCCGCTCCTCTCCCTCACCCAGGACGACGCCTCCTCCGACACGTCCGTGCCCGTCGCTACCCTCGGGGACTCCACCTACACCCTCAAACAACTGGCCCGTCACGTCATGCAAGCGGACGGAGGGGCCCGCATGAGCGTGGGAACTGTCCTGGAGGACTTTTTAAACGAAAAGGCCTTCCAGTACGCTCAGGCCCAGCTCCAGGAAACCGATTCCTCATTCGCGGCCACGATGAAGGAATACCGTGAAGGCCTGCTCGTCTTCCAGTTTATGCAAGACTCGGTATGGACTGTCGCCGCTCAGGATACGGCGGCCCTGCGCCAATTCTACCAGGAGCGGCGCGACCAGTACCGTTTTCCCGATCGCGTGCGTACTCTCGTGCTTCGAGCCCCATCTGATTCCCTCTTCGCCCCATACGGCCTGAGCGCGTCGCCCTCTCTGTCGTCCCTTGTCCGGCGGGCAACCGCCGACTCGCTGGTACGCCTCGACACGGCAATGGTCACAGACACTTCTCTCGAGGTATATCAGAAGGCGCTCTCCATGGACGACGGATCGATCACAGGCCCAATCCAGCACGACGGGCAGGCCCTCCTCCTTGCCCGCGACACCCTCCTGCCGGCGCGCACAAAAACCTTCGAGGAGGCCCTGAGCAGTGTGATCCGGGACTACCAATCCCACTATAAAGGGCACGTTCACGCCCGACTCCGGCGGCGCTACGACGTTCAGACCTACCCCAAACGGCTCCGGAACGCCTTCTCGGAGACGGCCCCGTCTCGAATGTCCTCGACAAACTAA
- the gltX gene encoding glutamate--tRNA ligase, which produces MADDSVRVRFAPSPTGLLHVGGLRTALYNYLFARKHGGDFVLRIEDTDRDRYVEEAEEDIISALRWTGLDTDEGPEAGGDHTPYRQSERGDLYRSYAQKLVDEGAAYYAFDTEEELEALRARGEGDGTVAYDASTRRDMRNSLTLSPEKVERKINEGHDYVVRLKVPRSRTIQFSDKIRGTVSFDASEVDDQVLLKSDGMPTYHLANIVDDHLMEISHVIRGEEWLSSTPKHVLMYEALGWDPPTFAHLPLIMSPEGGKLSKRDANRLGIPVYVKDYKEAGYEPEGLLNFLALLGWNPGTEQELFTHDEMIEAFSLERVGASGVQFDLDKLRWVNEHYVRDLSVDALADRVRPVVDAEGYEVSDERLRTICGLVQERVQVAPEVVTDNRYFFEDPDEYEEAGVEKRWKEASGDLLLAYAERLEEVETFDTDTVETELRDLADEEDVGAGAIIHPARLAVSGRSYGPGVFGLLAAVGKDACIRRMRAAVDRLG; this is translated from the coding sequence ATGGCTGATGATTCGGTCCGCGTTCGTTTTGCCCCCAGTCCGACAGGATTGCTCCATGTCGGGGGGCTCCGAACGGCCCTTTACAACTATCTCTTCGCGCGAAAGCACGGCGGTGACTTTGTGCTCCGAATTGAAGACACCGACCGGGATCGGTACGTGGAGGAGGCCGAGGAGGATATCATCAGTGCGCTTCGGTGGACGGGGTTGGATACCGACGAGGGACCGGAGGCCGGTGGGGACCATACGCCCTATCGGCAGTCGGAACGGGGAGACCTCTACCGGTCATACGCCCAGAAGCTCGTGGACGAAGGGGCTGCCTATTATGCCTTCGATACGGAGGAGGAGCTTGAAGCCCTTCGTGCCCGAGGCGAAGGAGACGGCACCGTCGCGTACGACGCCTCTACGCGGCGGGACATGCGCAACTCGCTCACCCTTTCTCCCGAAAAGGTTGAACGTAAGATTAATGAAGGCCACGACTACGTCGTGCGCCTCAAGGTGCCGCGCAGTCGCACCATTCAGTTCTCCGACAAGATTCGCGGGACCGTCTCCTTCGATGCGTCAGAGGTAGACGATCAGGTTCTTCTGAAGTCAGATGGAATGCCGACGTACCATTTGGCCAATATCGTAGACGATCACCTGATGGAGATCTCGCACGTGATTCGGGGCGAGGAGTGGTTGTCCTCCACGCCAAAGCACGTGCTTATGTACGAAGCCCTGGGGTGGGACCCGCCTACGTTTGCGCACCTGCCGCTCATTATGAGTCCGGAGGGGGGAAAGCTCTCGAAACGGGACGCCAACCGACTCGGCATTCCCGTGTATGTAAAAGATTATAAAGAGGCTGGATACGAACCCGAAGGCCTGCTCAATTTTCTTGCGCTTCTTGGTTGGAATCCAGGGACGGAACAGGAGCTCTTTACGCACGACGAGATGATCGAGGCGTTCTCCCTGGAGCGCGTGGGGGCGAGCGGGGTCCAGTTTGATCTTGACAAGCTGCGCTGGGTGAACGAACACTACGTCCGGGACCTGTCCGTCGACGCGCTTGCCGATCGGGTTCGACCGGTGGTGGACGCCGAGGGATACGAGGTCAGCGACGAGCGTCTTCGGACCATCTGCGGACTTGTGCAGGAGCGTGTGCAGGTGGCACCAGAAGTGGTGACGGATAACCGGTACTTCTTTGAGGATCCCGACGAGTACGAAGAGGCCGGGGTCGAGAAGCGGTGGAAGGAGGCGTCCGGTGACCTCCTGCTAGCGTACGCCGAGCGTTTGGAGGAGGTGGAGACCTTCGACACAGACACCGTAGAGACCGAGCTGCGAGACCTGGCCGACGAGGAGGATGTTGGGGCAGGGGCCATCATTCATCCAGCCCGCCTGGCGGTGAGTGGGCGATCCTACGGTCCGGGCGTCTTCGGGCTGTTGGCTGCTGTCGGAAAAGACGCGTGCATCCGTCGTATGCGGGCGGCTGTCGATCGACTTGGATAG